The DNA sequence ATATCAGtataacattatatatataatctataTATTTGTCTTTGCATACAAAGAATAATTGAAGTACCAACACCATCGTGCGTTACATTATTGTTCCTTGTAAGAAGATATAATAGCTGCGCTACACATACAAGCTAAGCTAAGGTTTCTTATAGTAATGAAAATTCATGTGGTTAATAATCTCCGGCCATGTATCTAAGCATCTATTATATATACATGTCAACATGATTAAAACTATATATACACTAAGCTATAGTAGTATTCTACACGATAACATATCAAGAATAGAGAGCTTCAATTCTTCCTGAATCACAAATTGAACCTTTCTTTTGTATTTGCTGTATTTTCAGAATCGGGTAACGTTTGTATTATATGATGAGTGAGGATTAATATTCATTTGTcgataattctaaaaaaaatatctaaagttatcttatataatataatatttataattatatatatataaatttataattacatatttgttatatttaaaattatataattattttaataataattaataaatattaaataggatcattctaatttctaaactatttgattttttattgtttcttgtatattattatttattggaaaagtctagggggcagcagttttgttgaattttggccagcatgtagccagcagagaaaggtgagtcATTAGATGAAAACTCACATCAATCTCACATCATtagatcatcattgatggctatttgatggctaccaatcacaaaagttgctggcccctagcattgctcttatttatttttataagatGCAGCAACGTAGCCTTTAATTTGGCGTCTGCGAGACTGCGACAGTCGTTCCCTTCGCTCACTTTTATTTGCTTTCAATTTTTGTGTTCAGCTGTACGTTACTGTCGGGGAAAAAGTAATTTCGAGATTTATATTTTAGAAATATCCTCATTTTTTGTTGGCTGATTTTTTTCAAAATGGGAATGATTACAATGTAATGCAATAAAATGGACGTATATCAAACATTTGTCCTGTTAAAATGTAGGTTATGTTTTGTCTTTATtacctttttcaatttttttgtgcAACCAAAGGGCAGGCTATGTTTATAAAGTttcagtttttttaatttttaattttttgtttgtggTTTTTAGCCCAAAATGCAGGTTGCATTTGGAAATgggcaatttttttttattttttgaaaattcaaaatacaGGTTGTGTTTAGaaattgactttttttatttttattttttggaaaccTAAAAATGCAGGTTGCGTTTTAAGTGGGTCAAAAAAGTTTTTTGGAAGCTGCAAAATGCAGCCTacgttttatataaaaataatattttaatcgaGAATCTTTGACGATCGATTTTTCTattggtaaagaaatataaaaatatgatcttgttgtaagtatagcttctaaaccaacagaaaattctttcgtacaaacgttttggttgtcacaagtaacaaatccctttaaaattgataatcgaagtatttaaacttcgggtcgtcttctcaaggaactgcagggaggtgtttttattattggttatgagttttgtaaattgggggttttgaaagtaagggacaagtaatttaaatgacaagtaaaataaataaataactgtaaaataaactcttggcaaggtatgaaaattagaagtcctatcctatttatccttatcaatggtgatgagaattatattttgctcccactaagtcaacctctaactatgaaggtaagtcaagtggataaatcaatttaacacctaaagtcctagtcaactcctaaggaaggactagagttataggaatttagatcaatcagcaaagataataattatcaatcacgatgagtttgacaactcaagagttaccaattaatcaatttaagccaggaatataaaaagctaaataagaatcacaaatctgaaatacctcagtttatattaaataaaaaaaatcctaacatgaatggttcataagccaatttggcaacataagtaattaaatgagaacattaaagtatctgaaagtaaaagagaaatataaagtaaaaaaatattgaacctgatgaagagttgaagtcctaaatcctttaagaggaatcctaatcctaaaacctaagagagaggagagaacctctccctctaaaaactacatctaaactatgaaaagtgaataattgaggGCCtcccttttgaatggatgcattcccccactttttAACCTCTAATCtctgctttctgtacttggatctgggccaaaaaggctttcagaaatcgctgggagcgttttctgcagtttctggtgcgtggcgtttgtcacgcggtcgcgtcatctggattTTTCCTTAttacgcgttcgcttcggtcacgcgtacgcgtcctctgcgttctgctcaaggcgcgcgtccgcgtcagtcatgcgttcgcgtcactgccttttcgtgctaagcatgcggccgcgtcgtccatgcgttcgcgtcgctgccagtttcttcaaaaactccattttgtgctttccttccatttttgtatgtttcctttccatcctttaaatcattcctgccttaggagatctgaaaatactcaacacacaaatcacggcatcgaatggtaataaaaggtaattaaaataattatttttaaagcaaaggaaacatgtttttcacatacatcacataataaggaagggaaagtaaaaccatgcaatttcacatgaataagtgggtgaagggttgaataaatcacttaaattgagcacaaaatatatcataaaatatgagttTATCAGCCTTGCCTATAAATACAAAACTCAATTCAACCCAAGTTGTACCTCACTTTCATTCTACTCCCATTTCTCTTTCTTTCATATATCTCATACTTGTGAGTTTTTTTGACAATTAGTTGTGTTAAAAAAGTCGGGTTAGGTGAGGTTGAGGTTATGGAAGGTATTGCAAATATGTGAGTGTATTATAACGGTGAGATTATACCAAAAACACACACGAAGGAGTGACTTTTATTTGTGAATGTCCGTTTTTATTTGCTATTCTATGTAccatgagttttgtagagttaCAAAATGATCTTTGTAAGAACAGCATACGGGGATGGATGCAGTTGGCGACGATGTCAACGTTGATGAACTCGAGGATATAGATTGGGAAAAAAATAACAATGACAGTGAAGAGGAGTTTGAAGCCAACTATGAAATCGATGATGAAAACGATGACGGAGACTTGGCAGGCAATCCGGCGGTACAAAATGAGGCGCATGCGATTGTAAGTCAGCACCCTTTGGCATTCCATGTTTTATGCGGACTCTGGATCTCGAAGCCATGCATGCCCCGAAATTTCCTGAGTATGCAAATATCGGTATGTTATCTTATGGTTATTAATTAAAGTTACCactactatttattttatttgccttCTCCGACTGACGGTGGTTCGCATGTCGTAGCTGAAGGCAATGTTGCGGCGTAAGATGGTGAGTTTAGTGTCGGAATGAAATTTGGTTCTAGAGAGTCAGTGATGtctgcaatcaaaagctacactatctctagaggagttgattacactgtTTATGAGTCTGAGCCGCAGACATTCTATGCGAAATGCAAGGGTTATGGTGCAAGGTGCGATTGACTTATCCGAGCTAGCTTGATTTGAAAGAATGGGTGTTGGGAGATCAGGAGATACAACGACAAACACACGTGCACCATGGGCACGATTTTacaagatcatgccaagttggactcAGACACAATTGCAGATGCCATTAGGCCATTGGTTGAAGAAAATCCGTCGATAAAGGTGAAGTCTATTATTGCAGAAGTTCAGTCCAGATTCAAGTACACTGTAAGTTACcgcaaggcttggttggcaaagcagaaatcTATCGCAAACATTTTCGGTGATTGGTAAGTTTCTTACCAGACTCTGCTAGTATGGTTGAAAGCAACGACTGCGAAGATGCCAAGCTCCCGTGTTAAAATAAAAACGCTCCCTGTTTATCGTGAGAGTGAGGAGATTCAAGGTGAAAGAATTCTCCATCGCATTTTTTGGAATTTCTATCCGTGTATTGTAGCATTCAGACACTGCAAGCCATTGGTGCAGGTTGATGGCTCACACCTGTAcggaaaatataaaggtgaactTCTAGATGCggttgcacaagatgggaaccaaaacattgtgcctattgcatttgcgaTAGTCGATGGTGAGATGGAAAACGCGTGGGAGTTTTTCCTAACCAATTTGCGGAGATATGTTGTTACCATTGATGGCGTGGACAATTTTCTGACCGAGATAATTCCATCGACGCAGTGATAGCTCGCAGTAATGATGCATGATCACCACCAAGAGTGTGGCACATATTCTGCATCAAGCACATCGGGTCCAATTTCTTAAGGAGGTTCAAGGCTCCGTATTTGCATAAACTCGTGGTTAACACAGGTATTTGAATTCGTTGTTATGGTCCTATTCATAGTAATTTTGTGGCACCTGCTTATGATTACATGGTTTGTTCAATATGCTATTCTAGGATGGAACAAGAGTACAACAAAAACTACCAAAGGCTTAAAGAGTGGGGTGAGGCATATACTCAATGGTGCGATGAGATCGGTGTTCAGCAATGGGTGTTGGAATTCAACGGGGTCATCGTTAGGGACATATGACGACAAACTTGGTAGAGTGCATAGATTCTGTCCTGAAGGGTGCACACAACTTTCCTATGACTGCCATTGTTAGGTCTACTTTCTATCGGCTAAACGAATTATTTACTCGAAAGAGCGCCGAGGCTCATGAGCGTGTCCGTGACGGATTCACGTATTCAGAATTTTCAAAAGAGTGGAAGAAAGTTTTCGACGTGCAGGAAACATTATGGTCAATCAGTTCGACAGGCGCAATGAGATGTTTGAGGTTCGCAAAATGCAAGATGGTTCCATTTACACTGTTAACCTTGCGCAACGACACTGTGATTGTGGTCATTTCCAGGTTGAGCGACTCCCATGTTGTCACATCCTTGCATATTGCACTAACTAGCATCTTCATTGGCAAGTATATGTGCATGACGTGTATAAGATGTCTGAAATTTACAAGGTCTACAGAGGTGAGTTTGTTCTGGGTGTCCTATCTACGTAGGCTAGATATGAAGGAGTGAAAGTGATCACAAACTGGACATTGTGGTGCACGACAAAAGAAAGACCGAAGTCAACCCGTtacttgaatgagatggattcATGGGATATGCGCGATCCTCGCCCATTAGCGTGTAAGCTTTTTTATGTGTTTGCGCAATTTATTTATGCATGCGGTAAACATTGAATAATAAATACGAAGTTAGATAAAAAGTGCAACAAATTGGTCTCAAACAGAAAAGTACGATAACAAAGCTAAACATACCATAATAAGTACAAGAAAAAATAGAAACATCTAAATATACAATACGAGATACAATACTGAATATAAGTAACAACACTGAATACAAAGCTATACTGAACAGTATAAGATAAATTGCAACAACTTACTTCCTCGGTGTCTTCTTCGAATACTGAGATGGGGTGTATTTATCCGGGGGCACAGTCTGTGTCCGTAAATTATACGGATGACCCTGAGGAATACCGGCATCCAAACCACCGCCAATGTCAGAAGCACCGCTAATGTCGTACAAACCGGAACCACTTATGCCCGGAGCACTCACAACGCTATAATCATACTTGTGCTGAAGGTCATGTCCTAGAAATCCCTCCTCATGCTGCAGGTATTCATTCAAATCAAACAACTCGGTACGCGGTGGTGCAAAAGGACAGTGAGGAACTACATGACATGGCGAGCGATCCATCGAGAAGTCACTGGCATTACCTGATGTGGCGTGACGACCAACAGACTGCTCAGATGCACTAGGCCCTTGCTGCTCTGGCGTCGAAAACAGATAATTTGTGTCCCTCAGGACCTGAGAGAAGCTGATGGAATCAATTCCATGCAAGGACTGAATTGACAATCGGTTGGAATTACCATCTGTGGTATGTAAGGTTCCGCTGCCTGAGGTGGTTGTAGTTCCGACATGTACGGTTGTTGCTACTCCCACGCCGGCCATTGCTGTTGTTGCTCATATACCAAAAACTGCTGTTGGCCATAGGCCAGTGCCTGAAACTGCTGGCCATATGTTGGGTCCTGAAATTACTGCTCATTCCCTGGCATCTGGAACTGGTGTTCATATGCCGGGGCCTGAAAGTGGTGCTCATATACTGAAACCTAGATAATAATTAATCAacttgaataataataattaataacggaatcattaataataattaataacggtAACATTAATGATAATAAACCTTAATGATACCTGAAATCCTTGGTCATAGCCCGGTGCCTAATACTGGTGCTCATGAGGGGGAATTTGTTGCTGAGGTCCAGCTAGTTCTTCCTGCTGTTCCTGTGGTTCATTCGTGTCAGCTTCTTCACCTATAACTCTATCTGACAGTCGTAGGTGATGCCCGTACTGCTATATGTAACAATCGTAGTACACCGGGAGATGATGAAAGTCGACAATCTCGTCCCCTAACTGCAGTGTATTATAGCGGCCAGATATCCACAAGTTAACCCATTGAATGTTCCTATCTCTCTAATCATGGTTCTGTGGGCCTGTCAACCGCCTACAATGATCACAACCAATCTCGAAAGCCGGGTCTCGTGGAAGCTGTTGCAACCCAAACTGTCGTCTAATTCGGTCTATCGGGTACCACTCTATACACTCGAATGACACTAATGGTGACTTTGTGGAGCACATTAACAAATTTACAGCGAGGTACTCCGGAACCCCTACTCTCATATACGGGCACCATATAAACTGCACATTAGTAACCACGAGGCTGATTAGTAAAATTGTTATTCTAAATAAGCAGCCTAACATAAAAGGTTAAAACTTATATCGTCGACTTCCATGTCATTGAGTCATCGTCTAAAATGCGCAGTAGGCTTCTGTATATATCTTGTATGTTGGCGCCAATGACTCCACCTAAACAAAATTAGAATGATTGCAATAagaacaacaataaaaataacaataacaataataacaacaataataataacaataaaaaataataccgtCACGCAAGTGAAACAACAACATCGACGAACTGATCGTGGGAAATAGGCGCTAGGAACGGCATACGCTCCCACGCCCAAACAAAAAGTAGTATGAGTGGCCCATCTATCTCTTTACAGTTGTATCATGATGCACGACACAACGATCTGTATAGATGTACTAGACTGGCTGCCCCCCAACTGTATAGTGAAATCCGGTGAAAATCTCGAAGTGGAGGCAAAAACTTCGAGTTCAATGAAGTGATAGACTTATCCGGAAACACAACCATTCCGAGCATGCAGAAAATGTGAGCCCGGATGTACTACTCAATGGACTCCTACGTGTCACACGGTTCGGTGTCTCTGTACCACCGGACCCATGCAAGATTCACCTTGCCTAAGACGTGATCTTGTGGACCAGGCTCCCGACCAAAACAAGCGATGCAGTTCTCCACCAAAAACTGGTGACTGCTGTCTGTTCTACCTGTGACGGGCTCCCCATTAACCAGGAGGTCAAGTATATGTGTCACGTCTTCCAGCGTCACCGTCACTTCGCCGACTGGAAGTTGAAACATGTGAGTTTTTGGCCTTCATCGTTCCACTAATGCACTCAGTAGTGTAGAATGACCTCTCATTTTGCCTACTCGCGAAACATGTTGAAACCCAGTCAATACTAAGATCGCTACAGCTACCTCATTAAGGGTCTCTGACGAATCAAGTTTTTTAGACAACAAATTCCTGATAGCCTacgaaaagaatatttttttttaataattataattagtattaacaataacattaataaaagtattaatactttttaaaataactaGCGAGCACAATAACTATCACAAtagtaatcataataataaattctaaataataacAGTTAATAACTTattcaaacaacaacaacaacaacaacaacaacaacaacaacaacaacaacaacaacaacaacaacaacaacgttACTCATGATGATAATTATAATAAGATTACtaaggataataataataataataataataataataataataataataataataataataacaataacaaaatttttaaaaataatattctgtTAATAATCTATTAATTATTAcagttattattatattaaaaaataataataataacaagataataataatttattaaacagtattattattattatcataaaaaataataataatttattaaaaaataataataaattatgaaacaatactatttattattaaaataataataaattattattattattataataataataataataataataataataataataataataataataataataataataataataataataaattaacaataaaattattagttaaaatataaataaaaaacataaaaataaatatatttattcattataaaataaaaaatacttaccCATTGAGGATGATCTAGATATTCAATAATGTGTTCTTGAGGTAAGGTAAAATTACgaattaatttttctttctccCACACTAAAATCCTAAACCTTTACTGTGTTCTTCCTCCCACATTTACTCCCTTTCACCCCTCAATGCGAACCCTTTTACTCTCAAAATACCCTGGCTGTATAAGTGAAATTGTAACTTCTTCTCAGcctgcattttttttttaaagatcggCTACATCACTCTCCTCAACACGTGTCATGTATACAGGGGGGAGGCTACCAATCGCAACCTGTGATTTGCTTGTCCCGCCTGCCAAACGCAACCTGCGTTAGGGAATTTTCAAGCTGGTCAAAGTAACAGACTAGCAGGTCATGTATGCATGCAGGGGGTTGGGACACGTTTCAAGACTTCATTGTTCCTCCCTGCCAAAAGCAAGCTGCGTTTTGCAGCTGTATGcatcttttgatttttttgttccaGTCAAAACGTAACCTGAATTTTGCAGGTTACTGATTATAGCAGATCCACATATGTGGATTACATGCCATACAACAATATACCTGAAGATCATTTTTGCttctattaataaattaatttctgcCAAAATTCAAAcattgataaaaaaaagtttttaaaatatattatggaCAAATAGTTTTTGAATAatgtaaaaatatgataaaaatatctaataaatattatatttttataagtgataaaaaattttgtatttagtAAACAACTTATATATCCTTTTGATTCAAATTTTTgtaacaatatttaaataaatatttaaaaggtataaaaaaattaagaacaaaatttaatttttaaatttttatttttattttgtaaagtaaTTTGGTTTTTCacaataaaaagaatttaaaaaaatcatttgacataaaattacaaaattttaaagattatttttttaataatacttgcaaaaaattgaattaaaatttgacttctaaatttttttagaatatatatttaatatttaaatttttttttatttttcattagcaTTTTCTGGAGTTATTTTTGTCGGTAATTTATAAGAAATGTAGgcgattttaatacaaataaattcTACaagttatattattttagtaAGTCCTACAAAATTTTAGAAGAGTCACAGTTAAGTCCTATTTAATATTCAGTTTCcttaaacaaaattttattattgcaataaaatttttagaaaaaggtTGAAGGGATCACAGACAGATCTTACTTAAGATTTAACGATAGAATTATCTACACAATATTACTCTACAAATAATTTAGTCAATAAACCCACTAATATCTATTGAATAttacataataaaataagaaaagaaagcaataaataaataaataaataaataaataaatatcaataagagagagaaagagattgaGAGAGAATAACACACCAAATTTGATGATGGAGTTTGGCCAATTATGCCAACGTCTTCGGTCAGAGACGGATCTAGTATTATTATGGGAGTAATAACATAAATAACAGGTTAAAATAcataaacaaaacaaataaaatctAATATTACACTAATGTCTTAAATATAAACATGTTATATAGTTATCTCGTTTGTATTTTTATGTAAATCAAATTAATAAGATTTGA is a window from the Arachis hypogaea cultivar Tifrunner chromosome 17, arahy.Tifrunner.gnm2.J5K5, whole genome shotgun sequence genome containing:
- the LOC112763565 gene encoding uncharacterized protein, which translates into the protein MKFGSRESVMSAIKSYTISRGVDYTVYESEPQTFYAKCKGYGARRYNDKHTCTMGTILQDHAKLDSDTIADAIRPLVEENPSIKVKSIIAEVQSRFKYTTLLVWLKATTAKMPSSRVKIKTLPVYRESEEIQGERILHRIFWNFYPCIVAFRHCKPLVQVDGSHLYGKYKGELLDAVAQDGNQNIVPIAFAIVDGEMENAWEFFLTNLRRYVVTIDGVDNFLTEIIPSTQMEQEYNKNYQRLKEWGEAYTQWCDEIGVQQWVLEFNGVIVRDI